In the genome of Xiphophorus hellerii strain 12219 chromosome 14, Xiphophorus_hellerii-4.1, whole genome shotgun sequence, the window CGGGCCAAAACATACAGGCCAGAACCAGAGATGGTTCGTTTATAGCACAGACATAATCTGACCTCAATCCGACACAGCTTGAGCCAAATATCTTCCCGTATTCAGGTTTGCATTGCATTGTGGGATGCAAGTAGagtaaacaaattaataaaggctgtgtgtcttttctttaaaacataaagCCCCAGCCAACTTTCAAGACGTCTTGTTCTCAAAATCACTAAATGTACTTCTCCTGTACTTATACCTGAAATAATACCTAGAAACAAACTAATGATTTTAAATTCTCCATGTTTCCTAATCGCTCAAATCACAACTTTTCATATCTAGGAAAAATCTTTACCAGCCTACACTACAAAATGTACTAATTCTTcgcaataaaaaaattaccttaCAAAGGATGGTTCATAACATGACAAATAATGGTAACAAACAACAAAGGTATTATTGTTGAACATAGAAAttaaccaaaaaagaaaattaccagcattttttttctgttataaagtgcaaaacaaaaatgcataagACATTTGCTCATTCTCCCAGTGGGTCAGTTTGAAGAAACTACATTAATGTCAATAGTGTCTATGTACtataatcagatttttgtttaactttgggaaaaaaatggcagtAACGCCTTACTATGACTGCTTATCTGCAGGCCTGTTTAGTTACTATATTGAGAACTAAAGACtttagtggaaggaagaaagaagcaACTGTTGGTCAATAGTGCAATTCAGCTTTTCAACAACAGATATTAGAAGTTGTTGAAGACTTTTCTACGTTCTTGCATAGTAAAAGGACATTCTCACTTCAGAtctaaaaatgagttttaagaaatCAGTCATGTAacttaaatgaataatttctgcTGATTATTGCAcaagtgtattttattaatgtagCACTTTACAGAGATAAAATAACAGTAACAAAATCAGTGAtcatggaaaataataaaaattcgAAATTGTAAAATGATTACATGAAACACAAGCATGTTATGAATATACTTTAATGTTCCCAGATTAACCTGAATTAAATACCATTGAATAGAACTGTGAGCTATGAAaacaatgattttttaaattttatttgaatttgtaCATTATATCCATGATAAAGGCTCGATCATCTCTGAACATCTAAGACCATCTGGTTTGTTGAATCCTATCAGTCGAGTTGAACTATGACTGACGAAAGTTTCAGTAGGAGCTCTGAGGTTAACTTCACACATTTAAATCATTATCAGTACACACACAAAAgcaaatacagaataaaatgtttatctgacTTATTTATTACACtactttttctaaaattaattaaaaagttctACAGATGTTTGCAGACATACAAACATCAGTATGTCTACAAATCACAGACATACGATGGTGTCAAATCACAGGTGATCCCAAACTAACCCTCTGTCCCTGGATTTGTTCTATTTGGCTTTAATGAACTCAGCTGTGGTTCCATAGTTAAAAAGCCAAACCCCAGCATACAGAGGCtgagtgaatctggtctggactctgtggaggagagtcatTGTAGAAAGACAGACGCTGTAGAAAGACAGAATACCTGCACtgtgatccaggtacactcctattctggaggaaactggacctgatACTGGAGTTTCAATGTTATTGTGCCAAAATTGATAACTATTTTTGTCACAACGTAAAGCCCAAGATTTATCGTTTCGTCCAAATGCGGATTCATCTGACCCTCCTCCACGTCTGATGCTTCTGTATGCAACTGCTAGACGAACTCCTTCCCCtctccactccacctcccagtaacaacgtccagtcagactctctctacTCAGAACCTGATCATAATAAGTGAATCTCTCTGGATGATAAGGATGAGACTGTTGTTGTTTCATCAATGTAGTTTTTCTGTTACCCTCAGACAATAACAGATCTATGTATGCTGTATTTGAATCCAGAGTGATTTCTTGTGAGTATTTCAAGAAATCATGTCTGGTTTTAGGTTCTGGCTCTAACTGTAGAACGCCCACTTTGATGGCTGTCAGAGAggtttttgtccttttctgtcTCAGGATGTCCAAGAGtttgtctctgagctctgacacagctgctgtcacatCCTTAAAGTTTTTCCGGGGTTGAATTTTATGTCTggagtgtgtagactcactgagtgctggcagtgaggggtagttgaggagaaactggttgtgatcctctgtgtgtgagagctgctccagctcagcgtctttcctcttcagctcagtgatctcctgctccagcttctcctgaacatctttgactcgactcacttcagtttcctgctgggatctgatctgctgcttcacatcagagcttcttttctggaggagacggatcagatcagtgaagatcttctcactgtcctccactgctttatcagcagagacattgatggcctccacctcctgttgaagcagcttcacatctttctcttggTCCTGGATTCTTTGCTGGATTTGTTGTCGACTCTCCTGgagcttcttctgcttctcagcCCTTTCTGTTGCAGCTGGGACTGTTTCAtggcctttatgttcatccatagTGCAGAGATAACAGATACACTGCTGATCAGTACGACAGAagatcttcatcacctcatcatgaCGAGAGCAGATGTTCTGCAGAAGTTTAGTAGACGCTTCAAccagattatgttttttaaacgTAGGTGATTCATAGTGAGGTTGAAGATGATTCTTACAGTAGGAAGCCATACAGACCAGACAGGATTTGACAGCTTTCATCTTCCTCCCAGTGCAGacatcacaggccacatcttcaggtccagcatagcaGTGATCAACTGGTGCAGTTTGGAGTCCAGTCTTCCTCAGATCCTCCACCAACTCTGCTAGCATGATGTTTTTCACCAGTTCAGGTCTTGGTATGAACTCTTTCCTGCAttgagggcagctgtggattcTTCTCTGATCTTCTCCATCCCAGCAGTCtttaatacagttcatacagtaactgtgtccacagggaatagtcaccggatccttcagtagatccCGACAGATCGAACAAAAGAATTTCATTGAATCCACAAGACTTCCTGGTTGTGCCATTTCATCTCTAAACAACTACTGTTGCTGTCTATGTTACTTTCTCTTGTAAAAGTTTCCTataaaaagtcagttttcttCCTCTTATCTTCCGCAGTAAGACTTTGCTAATCGCATTCTTCAAAGCAGAGTTTTTCGCTAAACTCGACCTGTCAAGACTAGTGCGAGAGGAGGAACCAGGAAATGTCAGAACTGAACTGTTGTGAAAACAGGGAGGGACTCTCcatggtttcattttgttttttaacaactttGATGTCATGTTTGTCTATAATCTTCAGATCAGAAGAACTTTTtgaatgtctttattatttgcatgtcttgtcaagtttatttttatatgactGAAGCAATTCTGCCTTCAGTCAAAACAATGGCAGAATAAAGAGAAGTAATAAGAATTTACTTATTACTTGTCCACTTAAACAAAtaggtttttagccttgatttaaaggaactttgtgtttcaacatttttgcagtttctggagcatagaaactgaatgctTTTTCTCCATGTTTAGTTCTTATtttggggatgcagagcagacttGACTCAGAAGACCTGAAGAAGAACTGAAAGCTAAATATGACAACTTGTCTTTAAAGTAATTTAGTGGTAAATCATTCAGTGATAACTGAGACCTTAGTTCTTTAATcctaaaaatgttcttcaggtgatggaAAGCTGTCTTTATGTGTCCTTGAAGGTTCAGGTATGAGTCCATCGCTATTCCTATATTTCACCCTGATTGTTGTAATAACTGAATCTtattcttcatgttttcttctttaggTCCAAATATGATTtgattagttttgtttcattcacCGTAAATGCTtggatgggttcagagtcacctggtgacatggTAATGTTGAGCTGTGTATTTTCTCCGTAGTTATGGTAACAGAACTTGTCTCTCGTTATAAGCTGAGCTAATGGGAGTATATAGATATTAAACAGGAGGGGTCCCTACTTGTGACTTCTGTCTGCTCCGATAAGAAGTTATCTATTGAAACTAATAAATTCCTCTTCTGTCAAGTTTAAGTACTGTACCAGAGTCCAATCCAACTATACAATTGCTTTCTAATGGTCAACAATGTCAAATGCTGCATtgagatccaacagaaccagcactgtggttcttccacagtctgtGTTTATATGGATGTCGTTGAACTCTTTGACTAGGACAGTCTTAGTACTGTGGACTGACATCGGACTGAAAGACGTCAAAGCGATTGGCCATTGATAAACcatttttctgctgaaaaaacagctttttaaattattttgctgatgaatggaaGGTTGGAGATCAGCCTGTGGTTCTACATTAATTATTTGTccaaattgttctttttttcttttctttttttatcagtggttctgtttttaaagcctgggggaaaacacCTGATCAGAGGGGTGAGATTTACTATTTGAATCAGATCAGATGCAATGATAGGcatgtatttttagtaaaagCTGTGGGTTGGACATCAAGACAGCAGGAGCAAaagtttaatcaaattttttctcagtttttgtgGTTGAGTTGGTAGAATTGTCATATTgtctacatttgttttaataagaCATGGAATTGGAGCTGGATTTGATGacatgaacatgacataacagTGTTGTGGAGACACCTTCAGGACTTTTGgactttttatatttgttggATGTAATGATTGATAGAAGTATTGTTACATAAAGTTTATGCGTATTCCTGTTTGCTGTTCAGTCCATCCAAACAAAGTAAAATTcagtttgcagatttttaaCCTGGCAGAAAAGAATGTTTTtgaagattaatatttttttgacttttatcAGATTATCAATCTTTTTTCCACATTGCCATAATGAGGTATTTGTAGAATCACAAGGgaagaaatacatttaacaCTATTTGGAAGAAGcctgtaatgtaacaaaatgtggagaaagtgaagcactgtgaatactttcttAATGCACAGTATTATGTTGAATAAGCTCTTTAGCCTGATCTCCCTTCAACAACAGCtaataaaactctaaataaaacatgcttgttttaaagtcagatttctatttttgttaaatagaatattttagtaTAAGTGGTTGCAGTCACACCTATTTCTTTGTGATCATAACTTTTTGTaacaagtttaaaatcaatcaacttGACACTGACGGAAAGCAAaacaactttattatttttttaaaatgtctgattaCTACAAACACAGTCatacagaaaatgttcattaattttgttattaaaacaacaatttcctatatgttttattttcactcaaCACCAAATTTTGGataataaaatctaatatttggataaataaaaaagcaccCAAAtcaataagaagaagaaaacagttttaaattgaCAGATTTACCGGTAAACACCATCTGATcacatcaaataaaacacaacttatAAAATTATGTATAACAACAATGCCCTGCTATGAGttgaaattgaaaacaaaaaccataaaatctaTAGTTATATCAACAACTCCAAGATGGAAATTTATTGCTAAATTACtgtgaaatgtaattaaagCCATGATATTATGTCTgatatttagctttatttacatttgtacTTGCCACAACATTGATTCACAACCCCAGTATTTTCATCTTCCAGAATCAGTATTTAACCAGTTAACaaggaattatttttgttattattgtttaCTCTAAAATTCACCAAGAAAAGTGTATTTACACCTTGATAACTTCTCAACATTTGAAATGATAAAGTTTTAAGATAATCTAGAATAAAACAGCTATAAACTGAGCTACTCAGCTCCAGTTTATTTTAACTGAATGAATTCTGCACTGTTTGCTTTTGAACGTGAAAGCCAAATCCCAGCATGTAGAGGCTGAGTGAATGTGGTGTCGGCTTCATGGAGGAGAGTCATCTGAGATCCATAGACGCTGTAGAAAgacagaatacctgctctgtgatcGAGGTACACTCCTACTGTGGAGGAATAGGGGTTTGTGACAGGAATATCCACTTTATCATCATCACCATAATATGTATAGTTATACGGCTGGCAAGACAATGACCAAGAGTTCTCATTCAAACCAAAGGAACTCTCTTCTGTGTCCCCTGTTCTTTCTATGTCATCATAAGCTACGGCTACTTCGACTGATTTCCCTGCCCACTCTACCTCCCAATAACAACGTCCAGTCAGACGTTGTTTACTCAGTACCTGCCATCTTTTAGTGAATCTGCCTTCGTGATCTTCATAATTTTGGTTCTCATTGGTCATTGTTACTTTTCTGTTGCCTTCAGATAATTCCAGAAATTTGTGTGCTGTGTTTCTACTCAGTGTGAGTTTCCTTGAATACTTTAAGAAATCCTCCCTGGTCTTTGGTTCAGATGGTTGTGGTAAAACATCCACTTTGGAGGCTGTTGGTGAACTTCTTTTTAGTGGATCTCTCAGGATGTCCAAGACTTTACTTTTGAGCTCTGATAAAGCTGCTGTCACGTCTTCAAAATATGGAGGATGTTTATCAATGCTGGATGAGcgtgtagactcactgagtgctggcagtgaggggtagttgtggagaaactggttgtgatcctcaatgtgtgagagctgctccagctcagcgtctttcctcttcagctcagtgatctcctgctccagcttctcctgaacatctttgactcggctcacttcagtttcctgctgggatctgatctgctgcttcacatcagagcttctttcctggaggagacggatcagctcagtgaagatcttctcactgtcctccactgctttatcagcagagacattgatggcctccacctcctgttgaagcagcttcacatctttctcttggTCCTGGATTCTCTGATGGATTTGTTGTCGACTCTCCTGgagcttcttctgcttctcagctctttctgctgcagctgggacTGTTTCATGtcctttatgttcatccatagTGCAGAGATAACAGATACACTGCTGATCAGTACGACAGAagatcttcatcacctcatcatgacgagagcagatgttctcctggagcTTCTTGGAGGGATTCACCAGCGTGTGCTTCTTTAGTCCAGGGACATCATAGTGAGGTTGGAGGTGATTCTCACAGTAAGAAACCAAGCAGACCAGACAGGACTTGACAGCTTTCATCTTCCTCACGGTGCAGATgtcacaggccacatcttcaggtcccACAAAGCAGTGATCATCAGGAGCAGGTTGTGGTACAGACTTCCTCACATCCTCCACTAACTCTGCTAACATGGTGTTTTTCACCAGAACAGGCCTTGGTGTGAACTGCTGCCtgcactgagggcagctgtggattcCTTTCTTGTCTTCGTCATCCCAAAAATTTCCAATACAGTACATGCAGTAATTGTGTCCACACGGGATGGTCACTGGGGTTTTCAGTAGATCCAAACAAATCGAACAGGAGAATTTTACAGAATCCATCAGATATCCTTGCTGTGCCATTTCTCCTCTGGTGAGCAGTTGCTGTGTGTTAGGTTTCGTTTCCCCCGAAGCAAATGTGCTGTGCAACAGCTCTGTTAAGTGTCGTGTGCAACAGCTCTGTTAAGTGTTGTACGTAACAGGGGAGTAACCAggaaaagcaaataatttttagtCACACCAATTGAAAAGATTGTCAAATGTTTCCTCCTCCTGGACCAAAAACTCCTCCCTTTTCTCAGAGGGACTGGATGAGCTCCTTTTCTGGGAAATCTGTTGTTTTGTGGTTTACTATTTCAGCTTCATTTTGTATAACCATGTTTTCCTGGCTTACATAAGCTCTaccttttgattatttttgtgagAAATCAGTTGATTAACTAAAATATGTCCCCACTCATGACAaatattctgttctgttctattGAGAATTACCATATATGACAACCATTTGGGAAAAAGTCAagattttatacatttacaATCATTTTATTAGTGCAACTCCATACAAATATGCATGTATTTATTGTAAACATATGATTGTTTTCATGTGTAAATCATGAGTCTTAAAAATTGATGTAAAGTCCTTTGCTTCCACCTAGTGTTCATTGTTGGGTACTGCAAATGACCTGATATAAGACTTGGTGAGATAAAAGGATGAGTCATTTCCagatatgtaaatatctggtctTGACTGTATGTGATAcagctacataaataaaaaagcagctgCTGTACAATCATTGAATTTGTTAAAGATTAATTAAACTCTTGACCTGTCTTCGCTACCTGCTGTGAGACAGTTTTGACATTTGTTTAAGGGAGGTCATCagacaaaaatgatcaaactaaAAAGGGTTTAACAATATTTTAGGCTGCCAAACCTTTTTGCATCCATTATGTCTGGTATACATCTGGCTAAGGCAGATGTATACTCTGATGGATACCACTACAATCAATCATTTCTACTTTTAAATATACTTAGACATGTTTTGACATTAGATTGGTCTAAGTGTTTCATTGGACTCCTAAAAGtcatttagaaattaaatgactACAATTGTTGCCTTCACCTCCCTGCCTTTAAgataaattagaagaaaaaaaaacaataaaaaagcattGTGGTCTCAGTTAATTGGTTGAATTTTGTCTAGATAAACTTCTTTATCAAACATTTACATTACCGCCAGacactgaaaagaaaaggaagccaaactgaataaagtttcagtttttaaaatcttattgaacatttaaaatgctaGAGATGGTCTCCTCTGATGGACTGGCTACCTGCCCAAGGTGTGCACCGCCTCTTGACCAATGACTGTAATCGCTCGGCACCAGCTGTGCTGTAATGGTAAGCAGGATGGATGAATTGATCTGGTTTCCTTGCTGTGCCATTTCAcctttcaacaacaaaacttgGATTTTCTAAGCAAACAGGTGTATCCCatagaaaacaaaacccagctttcttttctcttaaaTTCACCGAGTCTTTGGCTCTACTTACTTCATAAAGGTTATCTCCTAAAGTTATCTCCTAAAGTTATCTCCTACTTCATCTGACATGACGAAAGCAGCTCACATTGATGTAGACCTTGAATAAAGAGAAAGAGCTGAAAGACGTTTCAGGTCTTTCACATTACATCACACTTATTATGTTCGAAGGGAAGGAACCAGAAATATGTTCTCAAACTATTTCATTTAATCTTTAGAGATTATGAGACACAATCTACAGTGTCAGCATAGATTGGTGCTACCTTAATCTGTAATTCCAGATTTTATTCTATAGTTCCCTGTTCATATACAATATGTTTATACTCTTAAATCAGTCAGTCAATGCCTTTTTTCTGTGATCTTTAAGGAaacaaaagggggaaaaaaaacttttgtcagGCTTAAAATTTAAGTACTGACATCTTTAAAGTGATATACTGGTTTTGTACCAGTACCAGATAACTCGCTGTAAAACACCCTTCGCATTGCTAATGTTCTTTCATTTCCACGTCTTTGATATGTTTTGGTGAATTACCACATTTTGTTGGTATTCAGCAGAAGTGAAGttgacagaaaaatatgttcacACTTTGGACAACTTTTCacaccgtgtgtgtgtgtgtgcagatagCTTAGCAGTTTACATGTATCTTAGTGGGACCTTTAAGCAACTGAAAGAAACGTTGTGTAACTCACCAATGGAGGAACTGGAAGGTGTGAGGTTGTGGTCCTTCAACAAAGTTTTTCTGCTCTTGGTACAGAGATGGTATaacttttcaaaagtttttgtaTTAGTGTGTATTAGGGGAAGTATGTTGTGCAAGGATGAGTTATCATGCTTGAGTGTTTGTATGTGACTGAGTGAAGCTGAGGCTGTGCAGCGAGAAATAAACCCAACAAACCTACGAATTGTCTCAACCATCTTTATTAGCTTACCATCAGTTGTTGAAATCAGAATgatcatattttataaatactcAGAATATTCTTAATGGTTCTCTGCATGTATTCATGAACACATGGATTCATTAAAACAATAGTTCAAAGTCTTATAGAATGGTAAATGTGTTTGATCGTTTGCAGCAGTCAGTAGCTGTAATTACAAGAGACATGAAATGATCACCAatgaacagaacaaaataatagaaaaacataATAGTCATGattctgtgaaaatattgaacCAGCATACATTGAAGGTATCAGTTTTGTTAAGTACAGTAATGTTTCCACACCTAAACACATGGACAGAtatattgcttttgttttgttactttaTGAGCTTGAGTTTTTCCTGACAATTTATGAGAATTAATTCCTATCATATCTACTGATTCAAAATCAAACTTTAGAAAGGCAGgcagaaaataatacattttatttgaggGACGCCTTTCAAAACTCAAGGTCACGAAAACAAACCTGCCACTTTTATCACTGTGCATACGCATATACAGCTGAATTTAAAACCTCTAAAGtccaattcagatttttttcattaatttctaCAATCAAGTTGATCCTTATCCAACGAAATAGTGACTGATGTCTCAGTGTCACTATTTGAGTTTGACAAACTCGGTTGAATCCCCATTAAAGAAAGGCCCAACTCCAGCATATAGAGGCtgagtgaatctggtctggactctgtggaggagagtcatggtttcagagacgctgtagaaagacagaatacctgctctgtgatccaggtacactcctattctggaggaaactggacctgatACTGGAGTTTGAACTTTGTTGTGCAAAAATGTGTAACTGTCTGTGTCACAACTAAATGACCAAGATTTGTCATTGACTCCAAATAAACATTCATTTGAACCTCCTCTGCTGATGTTCTTGTATGAAACTGCTACATTAACTCCTCCTTCtctccactccacctcccagtaacaacgtccagtcagactctcttTGCTCAGAACCTGAAATGAATCTGTGAATCTgcctggatgatcaggatatgactgtTCTTCTTTCATTGCTGTGACTTTTTTGTTCGCCTCAGATAATAACAGAAatctgtttgctgtgtttggatccagagtgatttcttgtgaatattttaagaatcCAGCTCtggtctttggttctggttctgagagCAAAACATCCACTTCAGTGATCgtcagtgagatgtttgtccatgTGTCTTTCAGAATGTCCTCCAGTAAATATGTAATCTCTGACACAGCTGTTGTCACGTCCTCAAAGTatctcagaggacggatgttgatgctggatgagtgtgtagactcactgagtgctggcagtgaggggtagttgaggagaaactggttgtgatcctctgtgtgtgagagctgctccagctcagcgtctttcctcttcagctcagtgatctcctgctccagcttctcctgaa includes:
- the LOC116733330 gene encoding tripartite motif-containing protein 16-like, translating into MAQPGSLVDSMKFFCSICRDLLKDPVTIPCGHSYCMNCIKDCWDGEDQRRIHSCPQCRKEFIPRPELVKNIMLAELVEDLRKTGLQTAPVDHCYAGPEDVACDVCTGRKMKAVKSCLVCMASYCKNHLQPHYESPTFKKHNLVEASTKLLQNICSRHDEVMKIFCRTDQQCICYLCTMDEHKGHETVPAATERAEKQKKLQESRQQIQQRIQDQEKDVKLLQQEVEAINVSADKAVEDSEKIFTDLIRLLQKRSSDVKQQIRSQQETEVSRVKDVQEKLEQEITELKRKDAELEQLSHTEDHNQFLLNYPSLPALSESTHSRHKIQPRKNFKDVTAAVSELRDKLLDILRQKRTKTSLTAIKVGVLQLEPEPKTRHDFLKYSQEITLDSNTAYIDLLLSEGNRKTTLMKQQQSHPYHPERFTYYDQVLSRESLTGRCYWEVEWRGEGVRLAVAYRSIRRGGGSDESAFGRNDKSWALRCDKNSYQFWHNNIETPVSGPVSSRIGVYLDHSAGILSFYSVCLSTMTLLHRVQTRFTQPLYAGVWLFNYGTTAEFIKAK
- the LOC116733328 gene encoding tripartite motif-containing protein 16-like; this translates as MAQQGYLMDSVKFSCSICLDLLKTPVTIPCGHNYCMYCIGNFWDDEDKKGIHSCPQCRQQFTPRPVLVKNTMLAELVEDVRKSVPQPAPDDHCFVGPEDVACDICTVRKMKAVKSCLVCLVSYCENHLQPHYDVPGLKKHTLVNPSKKLQENICSRHDEVMKIFCRTDQQCICYLCTMDEHKGHETVPAAAERAEKQKKLQESRQQIHQRIQDQEKDVKLLQQEVEAINVSADKAVEDSEKIFTELIRLLQERSSDVKQQIRSQQETEVSRVKDVQEKLEQEITELKRKDAELEQLSHIEDHNQFLHNYPSLPALSESTRSSSIDKHPPYFEDVTAALSELKSKVLDILRDPLKRSSPTASKVDVLPQPSEPKTREDFLKYSRKLTLSRNTAHKFLELSEGNRKVTMTNENQNYEDHEGRFTKRWQVLSKQRLTGRCYWEVEWAGKSVEVAVAYDDIERTGDTEESSFGLNENSWSLSCQPYNYTYYGDDDKVDIPVTNPYSSTVGVYLDHRAGILSFYSVYGSQMTLLHEADTTFTQPLHAGIWLSRSKANSAEFIQLK
- the LOC116733333 gene encoding LOW QUALITY PROTEIN: tripartite motif-containing protein 16-like (The sequence of the model RefSeq protein was modified relative to this genomic sequence to represent the inferred CDS: inserted 1 base in 1 codon); amino-acid sequence: MAQQGNLMESAKYSCSICXDLLKDPVTVPCGHSYCMNCIKDHWDGEDERRNHSCPQCRETFIPRPILKKNFMLAELVEDMKNAGLQAAPAAHCYAGPEDVACDVCTGRKIKAVKSCLVCLVSYCQSHVQPHYEVPTLQKHKLGDPSKKLQDNICPHHEEVMRIFCRTDQQCICYLCLMDEHKDHETVPAAAERAEKQKKLQESRQQIQERIQDQEKDVKLLQQEVEAINVSADKAVEDSEKIFTEIIRLLQERSSDVKQQIRSQQETEVSRVKDVQEKLEQEITELKRKDAELEQLSHTEDHNQFLLNYPSLPALSESTHSSSINIRPLRYFEDVTTAVSEITYLLEDILKDTWTNISLTITEVDVLLSEPEPKTRAGFLKYSQEITLDPNTANRFLLLSEANKKVTAMKEEQSYPDHPGRFTDSFQVLSKESLTGRCYWEVEWREGGVNVAVSYKNISRGGSNECLFGVNDKSWSFSCDTDSYTFLHNKVQTPVSGPVSSRIGVYLDHRAGILSFYSVSETMTLLHRVQTRFTQPLYAGVGPFFNGDSTEFVKLK